A genomic region of Seriola aureovittata isolate HTS-2021-v1 ecotype China chromosome 21, ASM2101889v1, whole genome shotgun sequence contains the following coding sequences:
- the cbx7b gene encoding chromobox protein homolog 7, translating to MELSAIGEQVFAVESIVKKRVRKGNVEYLLKWKGWPPKYSTWEPEEHILDQRLVQAYEEKEQRDRALGHRRKGSKAKRLLLQNTVYTMDLRSAHKTPEKPSPRLHLSLTRSLVPEDEDEDEDEDEDEDEDEDEDEDEDEDEDEDESYTACRQGPRPQVAHHKVKPSRSQFRCLDSNPASPTQEDWEGLEDEEEEEGEEEEEEEEEDNVEDEEDREEEETEVAQKDTTEKSGGIHNGQEKTDEWRSAIVPDGVTASEKSDDVWRPVISAGEVTVTDITLNSLTVTFRESRVAKGFFRDWGLEV from the exons ATGGAGCTGTCAGCGATTGGAGAGCAAGTGTTTGCCGTGGAATCAATCGTCAAGAAAAGAGTTAGAAAG GGGAATGTGGAGTATCTGCTGAAGTGGAAAGGATGGCCTCCAAA ATACAGCACATGGGAACCTGAGGAACACATTCTGGACCAGCGCTTGGTGCAGGCCTACGAAGAGAA agagcagagagacagagctctgGGTCACAGGAGGAAAGGATCAAAAGCCAAAAGACTCCTTCTGCAG AACACGGTCTACACCATGGATCTCCGCAGCGCTCACAAGACTCCAGAGAAGCCTTCACCCCGCTTGCATCTCTCCCTAACGCGCTCACTGGTCCcagaggacgaggacgaggacgaggacgaggatgaggatgaagatgaggatgaggatgaggacgaggacgaggacgaggatGAGGACGAGGACGAGTCGTACACTGCCTGCAGGCAAGGCCCACGACCGCAAGTGGCACATCACAAAGTCAAACCCAGCAGGTCACAGTTCAGGTGCCTTGACTCAAACCCTGCGAGTCCAACACAAGAGGACTGGGAAGGCCtggaagacgaagaagaagaagaaggagaagaagaggaggaggaggaagaggaggacaatgtagaagatgaggaagatagggaagaggaggagacagaggtggCTCAGAAGGACACAACAGAGAAGAGTGGAGGCATTCATAATG GACAAGAGAAGACAGACGAGTGGCGCTCTGCCATCGTACCGGACGGGGTCACTGCATCGGAGAAGTCGGACGACGTCTGGAGACCCGTCATTAGTGCGGGAGAGGTGACAGTCACAGACATCACCCTCAACTCCCTCACGGTGACTTTCCGAGAGTCGAGAGTGGCCAAGGGCTTTTTCAGAGACTGGGGCCTGGAGGTCTGA